Genomic DNA from Roseburia intestinalis L1-82:
AGCAAACGGATCACGGTAGAGTTTGCACTCATCCAGCGCTTATGCCTGCTCATGATGCTGTTTGTTCCGACATTGATGTTAGGAGCGAGAATCTCGGTGGCAGTGATCGCGGTGCTGTATTCCTGTGCACATTTCTGTGGGGCATTTATCAACACCGGGGCAAATAACTGGCTGATCAGCCTGGTGAAAAAAGAACGGTTGGGAAGATATCTCGGACTGAAGGATTCAATGACTTTAGTTGCGTCCACAGGCGGTTCCCTGATCTTAAGTAAAATTTTAGATGCCTACCGTTTCGCGGATCAGGAGATTCTGGGATTCCGGATCATCGGCATTTTATGTATCGGTATCTGCGTGGTCGACATTACCTGTCTCACGCTGATCCGGGAACCGGAAAATGTGAAACATGTGGAGCCACTGAACATAAGGAAAGCAATACAGATGCCGCTCACAGACCAGAATTACCGCAATATATTGATTTTCTTCCTGCTGTGGAGTGTGGCGTCTAATTTTGCCAGTCCGTTTTTTTCTATTTATATGTTAGAGAATCTGGGGCTGTCCTATTTTTATATCACCGTCATGAATATGGTTGCATCGGTGGCGCGGATCGCGGCTGCAAATCTGTGGGGGAAGGCAGCAGACAGTTATTCGTGGAGGCTTGTCACGCTGGGGTCCATTTTTATGCTGGGAGTTGCATATATCGGCTGGGGACTGCTGACGAAAGAAAACTGTATCTACTGGCTTCCGGTCGTACAGGCTGTGAGCGGGGTTGCCTGGGGCGGCATCAATATTGCGACTTTTCGGATGCAGTTTGCCTTTGCA
This window encodes:
- a CDS encoding MFS transporter gives rise to the protein MTNKLSHIFECSDHITEKQYRTSRALFILDGCASTQIFTVTSGAFLSGLAYLVGAGTALTGIIAALPTLMNTIQIFSSVVYENRAGSKRITVEFALIQRLCLLMMLFVPTLMLGARISVAVIAVLYSCAHFCGAFINTGANNWLISLVKKERLGRYLGLKDSMTLVASTGGSLILSKILDAYRFADQEILGFRIIGILCIGICVVDITCLTLIREPENVKHVEPLNIRKAIQMPLTDQNYRNILIFFLLWSVASNFASPFFSIYMLENLGLSYFYITVMNMVASVARIAAANLWGKAADSYSWRLVTLGSIFMLGVAYIGWGLLTKENCIYWLPVVQAVSGVAWGGINIATFRMQFAFAPLEHRVSYVSFCSTMVGFVGFFSSMLGSTFVALAKDIRILNIPVDNIQMVFILSAFGIIASALYSRKIKEK